The Chloroherpetonaceae bacterium DNA segment GTGCTCATAGTGGTTTCTTTTCCACTCGGTTGGCTCTTCAAGAAAGGGGTATTGCTGTTTCGGACGAAAGTGCTTGCACGCACGGACACCAATCTGGATGAAAAACTGGCAGAAGTGCTAGAACAGCGTGCAAAGTCTATCGTGTTCTCAATTCTTGCATTGTATGCGCTCTGGGAAATTCAATTGGTAACAGATGGCAAAAGTTTAGCCATCGTGCGCTTTGTGAAAGTAATTGATGCCATCATTTACATCTATGCGGCGCTGGTCGGCATTAGCGTAGCGATTGGGTTCATTCGCGTAACAGTGGAACATCTGTTGGAATCGGCGGCTCAATCGCAGCATCAAGACACGAAGCAGCTAATGACTGTAGCACCGCTGGCCCGCAATCTCATTTCGCTGCTGGTAATCTTGATTGCGGCTGCCATCGTGATGGATCATTTTTCCATCAACATTGGCAGCATTTTGGTGAGCTTAGGTGTAGGCTCTTTGGCAGTGGCACTGGCAGCGCAAGATACAATTGCAAATATCATTGCGGGCGTCATCATTGCTTTCGACCAGCCTTTTCGAGTGGGGGACCGTATTCAACTGCCAAACGGCACGCAAGCGGATGTGGTGGCAATCGGTCTGCGCTCGACGCGCATTCAAGATTTTGACCTGAACTATCACATTGTGCCTAACTCAGAACTGGTGAAAAGCACAGTGATAAATTTTGCATACCCAACTCATAAGACGCGCGTCTTAGTGCCCTTCACGCTGCCGTTTGGTACTGATATAGGGAAGGTGAGAGAGATTGCAGTGCAAGTGATGCAATCACACCCTTTCGTTGTTGACGACCCAAAGCCTGAGCTGCAAGCGATGCGCATAACAGAGCTTGGCATTGAGGTGCGCTTAGCATGTTTTGTTGCAGATTTCACACAGCGCTTTGATACCGAAATTCAACTGCGTGAGCAAATTCACCGAGCGCTGTGTGACGCAGGAATTTCGCTGGCGGTGCCCCAGCGGATGATTAGAATCGAGAAAAATGCAGCGCCGCTGGCACAGAACCCGATTGAGGCAAATAGCTCTCAACACTAAAGGGCTGTGTGGACAAAAACAGTATGGCAAAACACATCGCAATTGTCTCGCTGGGAAATGTATCGGAAGACACAGGTGGGCGCAACTATCTCATCAACTTTGTCAAAACGCTGTATAAGCTGAACTTGCCACATCGCTTTGCCGTGTATCTGAGTCCAAATCAGAAGCATCTAATAGAGCCATTTCTCTCTGAGAATATTCGTGTGGTGGAAGTGCCGCCTCACCGCACCAGTTCTGTTGCAAAGGTTCTCAGTGAGCAAATGTTTTTACCTTTCTATCTCTCCAGAGCAGTTGATGTGGCGTATTTTCCCGGCAATTTTGTGTCGCTGCTCTCGCCTGTGCCATCGGTGGTCGCCATTCGCAGTATGCTTTACTACCACTATCCTTACACGGTCGATAAGGTGCGGTTGCTGGTGCGCAAAACGCTCACCCCCCCTTCTGCCCGAAAAGCGCGGGTGATTATTACGCCCTCAGAGGATATCAAGAAAGATGTAGTAAAGTTTGTGGGTATTAACGAAAGAAAAATTCGCGTGGTGCATCACGGCATTGATGTGGAGACGTTTCAGCAAAATTACTCGGATTTGGAACGAGAGGCGATTTTTCAGAAGTTTAGTATAAAATTGCCATTTATTTTGTACGCCTCTGCGCTCTGGGAATACAAAAACCAAGACAAACTTATTCTGGCTTTTGATAAGCTCTGGCGAGAGAAAGGTTTAGATATGCAACTGGTCATTGCGGGTAAAGGGATTGATGCGCGTGCCACTTACCAGAATCGACTGCAGGAGCTGGTCAGAGCGCATCGCTTAGAAGGGCGTGTGATTTTTACTGGTCAGCTGTCGCATTCCGAGCTAAAATACTTTTACCGATACTGCGCGGTGTTTGCCTACCCCAGCGGATATGAAAGTTTCGGCAATCCGCTCTTTGAAGCATGGGCAGCAGGGGCGCCAGTAGTGTGCTCAAATGTGCATTCGTTCCCTGAAATGACACTCGGTGGGCACTGTGCGCTGATGGTGAATCCATACAATGTCGACGAGCTGGCTGATGCGCTATACCGCGTGATAACTCACCCTTCGCTTAGGCAAAGCCTTGTAGAAGCAGGGAAAAAACGCATTTCTTCCTTCTCATGGGAAAAATGCGTGCGCGAAACACTCACGATTCTTGAAGAGGCAGTTGCATAGCAAATGTGTGGCATTGCGGCAATTTACAGTCGGTCGGTGCAGCCGTTGGAGGAAAGACGCTGTGCAATTCGTCAGATGACCGAAGCGATGAAACACCGTGGGCCGGATGGCGAGGGGTATTTTGTCGATGACTATGTCGCCTTAGGGCATCGCCGCCTTGCGATTTTGGAGCTAAGCGAACTAGGGGCTCAGCCGATGATGTCGCGCACTCCCTCAAGCAACCAGCGCTATGTAATTACCTTCAATGGCGAGATTTACAACTACCTCGAACTCAATGCAAGGCTGGCGCAGCTCGGCATTGCGATTCAATCGCATAGCGACACGGAAACTATTCTTGCCATGTATGAGGCTTTCGGCGAAGACTGCCTGCAATACCTGCGCGGTATGTTCGCCTTTGTCATCTGGGACAGGGTTGAGCGAAAGCTCTTTGCTGCACGTGACCGCTTCGGACAAAAACCACTGCTCTATGCAAAGGTTGGTGAGCAATGGGTGTTTGCCTCTGAACTGAAAGGCATCTTAGCATCAGGGCTGGTGGCACGCAAACTTTGTCTCCAAGCGGTGGATGAGTTATTTGAGACAGGCTCAGTGATGCAACCGCATACAATAGTTGAAGGCGTCTTTGCTCTAATGCCTGCACATGCCCTTGTCCTTCAGGACGGAAAGGAAAAAATGTGGCGATACTGGGCGCCGAACTTTCAACCTACAAATAGCAAAGCCCCTGCATATAACGACGCCAAAGCAGAACTGCGAGCGCGATTCATTGAAACCGTTAGGCAACACCTGATTAGTGATGTGCCACTGGGCGTGTTCCTCTCAGGCGGCGTAGATTCTTCGCTGATTGTAGCGATTATGCGCACACTGGGGCAAGAAACAAAGACCTACTCAATTGGCTTTGATGTAGGTGGCAGTGCCTACAACGAAACCTCTTTTGCCAAGCAAGTCGCCAAACGCTACGGCACGATTCACACAGAGATTGTGCTGTCGGAGCACGATATTTCAAAGGATTTGGAACACTTGGTAGAAGGCATTGACCAGCCTTCGCACGACGGAATGAACACCTACTTTGTCTCGAAGTTTGCGCGCCAGTATGTAACGGTTGCCCTCTCAGGGCTAGGGTCAGATGAACTCTTCGGTGGGTATACGCTCTTCAAGTTTGCGCAGCGACTGCTCGCCTTTCAGCGAATTACAAAGCATATCCCAAAGATAGTTCAAGATGCTGCAGTCAGGCTCAACGAAGCTGTGCCAGCAGGG contains these protein-coding regions:
- a CDS encoding mechanosensitive ion channel family protein, giving the protein MHQEILDWIESNPLVYRLTLALVLIVVSFPLGWLFKKGVLLFRTKVLARTDTNLDEKLAEVLEQRAKSIVFSILALYALWEIQLVTDGKSLAIVRFVKVIDAIIYIYAALVGISVAIGFIRVTVEHLLESAAQSQHQDTKQLMTVAPLARNLISLLVILIAAAIVMDHFSINIGSILVSLGVGSLAVALAAQDTIANIIAGVIIAFDQPFRVGDRIQLPNGTQADVVAIGLRSTRIQDFDLNYHIVPNSELVKSTVINFAYPTHKTRVLVPFTLPFGTDIGKVREIAVQVMQSHPFVVDDPKPELQAMRITELGIEVRLACFVADFTQRFDTEIQLREQIHRALCDAGISLAVPQRMIRIEKNAAPLAQNPIEANSSQH
- the asnB gene encoding asparagine synthase (glutamine-hydrolyzing) — protein: MCGIAAIYSRSVQPLEERRCAIRQMTEAMKHRGPDGEGYFVDDYVALGHRRLAILELSELGAQPMMSRTPSSNQRYVITFNGEIYNYLELNARLAQLGIAIQSHSDTETILAMYEAFGEDCLQYLRGMFAFVIWDRVERKLFAARDRFGQKPLLYAKVGEQWVFASELKGILASGLVARKLCLQAVDELFETGSVMQPHTIVEGVFALMPAHALVLQDGKEKMWRYWAPNFQPTNSKAPAYNDAKAELRARFIETVRQHLISDVPLGVFLSGGVDSSLIVAIMRTLGQETKTYSIGFDVGGSAYNETSFAKQVAKRYGTIHTEIVLSEHDISKDLEHLVEGIDQPSHDGMNTYFVSKFARQYVTVALSGLGSDELFGGYTLFKFAQRLLAFQRITKHIPKIVQDAAVRLNEAVPAGIQENWTWRGVVGLLGAYRTASQIYAIRTITPKPLRQDLLQDHLPQHTTAASDKRCATLTESLGATDLIQTLSFLELSCYMLNTLLRDTDATSMAHSLEVRVPFLDHIFADYVTSLPASYKIDAATKNIGKKILIDAFSDLLPKEIVYRKKMGFVFPLAAFMRKGRFRELIQDTLSEQAVRRRGLLNPDAVAKLKREFFASDDISTQQYRLHTRLWIATLLELWLRRFQVSC
- a CDS encoding glycosyltransferase family 4 protein; this translates as MAKHIAIVSLGNVSEDTGGRNYLINFVKTLYKLNLPHRFAVYLSPNQKHLIEPFLSENIRVVEVPPHRTSSVAKVLSEQMFLPFYLSRAVDVAYFPGNFVSLLSPVPSVVAIRSMLYYHYPYTVDKVRLLVRKTLTPPSARKARVIITPSEDIKKDVVKFVGINERKIRVVHHGIDVETFQQNYSDLEREAIFQKFSIKLPFILYASALWEYKNQDKLILAFDKLWREKGLDMQLVIAGKGIDARATYQNRLQELVRAHRLEGRVIFTGQLSHSELKYFYRYCAVFAYPSGYESFGNPLFEAWAAGAPVVCSNVHSFPEMTLGGHCALMVNPYNVDELADALYRVITHPSLRQSLVEAGKKRISSFSWEKCVRETLTILEEAVA